From Pleurocapsa sp. PCC 7319:
GGCGATTAGTTGTTGCCAGGTAATTATCTTTTCTGATGGAGATAAATTAAAGTTGGAATTAGCTGTAGGAGAAACCAAATCTGTATAAAAAGGTTTAGCCTGGTTCTGTTTCGACCATTGCATCCAATTAATGGGAATTACGCCAATTTGCGCTATGGAGTTTGATAATAATTGCTCAAAAATTTTTAGTCCTTCCTCTAAGGGAATTGTGCCAATCCCTTGTTGTTGCCAACCTTGATTTACTTGGTTATTAGCTGCCATCCCTATATTTTGCCAGCCTCCCCAGTTAATTGCGATCGCCGGTAAGCCTTGAGCTTGACGAGCATGGGCTAAATTATCTAAAAAATTATTGGCAGCACAGTAGTTTGCCTGTCCCGCAGCACCGATTAAGGAGCTGGCAGAAGAAAACAAAACAAAACAATCTAGATCATATTTTTGGGTTAATTTATGGAGATTCCAGGCTCCTTGCACTTTAGGTTGTAGTACCTGTTTAAATCTTTGCCAATTTTGCTGAAGCAATACCCCATCATCTAAAACTCCCGCAGCGTGAATCACCCCTCGCAGTGGTGGTAAAGTTGATTCAATTTGAGTCAATGCTTGATTTAACTGTTGTTCATCGGCGACATCACCATAAATAATTTGCACCTTACAGAGTTGCTGTAATTGCTCTAACTGACTACGAAGATGAGGCTTAACCTCGTTGCGTCCCATCAACACTAAATGTTTGATTCCCTTAGTTACTAGCCAATGAGCGACTTGTAAGCCTAATGCACCCAAGCCCCCAGTAATGAGATAAGTATCACGGTAAGCTGATGAAAAATCATTTTTTCTGTCTTGAGTGACAATAATTTTGCCTTGGTGTTTTGCTTGCTGCATATAGCGGAAGGCATCAACCACTTGTTCCGATTTAAATGTTTTATGGGGTAAGGGTTGCAGTTTACCTGATTTAAATTGGGCTAAAAGCTGACTTAGCATCTGTCGAATGAGAGCAGGTTGAGTCTGAGTCACTTGCCAAAGATCGACAACGAAGTAAGAGAGGGTGGGATTAAATTCCTTAACCTGAGTATCTTGCCAAATACCTTGTTTGCCAATCTCAATAAATCTTCCGTTATCTTTTAATAGTCTTAAACTCTGGAGAATAAATTTACCTGATAAAGAATTCAACACAACATCAATCTTGCTATTCCCAATTTGAGTGGCAAAATCTAGGGTGCGAGAATTCATAATGTGTTTTACCCCTAGAGATTTGAGTAGATCCCATTTTGGTGGGGAAGCTGTGGCATATACTTCTGCCCCCAGCTGATGGGCGATCGCAATTGCTGCCATACCCACTCCTCCTGCTGCGGCGTGAATTAGAACTTTTTCTCCAGGCTGAAGTTGGGCTAGATGAATCAGGGTATAGTATGCCGTGAGGAAAGTTACCGGGATAGTAGCTGCTGCTTTACTGGTGAGGTTATCTGGTTGATGGATAGCGAGTAAGGAACTAACAGTGAGATAGTTACTAAAACTATGAGGAGAGATCGCCATAACGCGATCGCCAATCTGAAAATTAGAGACATTTTGCCCCACTGCTATAACTTTTCCCGCACACTCTAAACCTAAAAACTGGCTCTCCCCTGGATATAACCCCAATGCCACCATGACATCACGGAAGTTTAGCCCAGATGCTTCTACTTCAATGGCAATTTCGTTATCTTGCGGTTGAGGGCGAGATATGGTGTGCCACTGAAGACTATCAAGATTACCAGGGTTAGTGATTTGAAGCTGTTGCGATGTTGATTGATTATCTAGGGAAAATCGTTTTAATCGAGGAACATATCTTTGATTATTGCGCCAAGCGATTTGATTCTCTTTATCTACTGAACATAATTCCTGAAAAATTAATTCAGCTTCATTTTTTGTTGTTTCAGATTCAAGATCGATCAAGACAGGATTAAATTCTGGATGCTCTAGAGCGATCGCTTTGACCATGCCCCATAGACAAGATTGAGCCAATTCTGATGCTGTAGGTTGGAAATTTTCGATCACAGGTTGAGCATTACGAGTGACAAACCAAAGTTGGGGATTTTGATTCTGTTTAATTAAAGTCTGAATTAGATTGAGACTATAGCGGCAGGTTTCAGTTGCAGTGTCTAAATCGGACAAGTTTTTGATTTTTTTCTGATCTGAACTCCAGAGATAGATAATTCCAGTTAACTGTTGATCAATTTGTGAAATTGTTTCTTTAATCGAAGAGAAAGAAGTGATTAAACTGCATTGCTGCTTTTGAGATTGCAGTAAATCAACTATATTTCGGCTTAAATTATTATCATCGCCCAAAATCAACCAATGTCCTTGATTATTGAATTTTTGATCGGCAAATTGCTGTTCATGGGCGAACAACCGTTCGTCAGTAAATATCTGCCATTCAGGTTTGTATAGCCAATTGTGCCAATTTAGTTGTAAATTAGCCTGTTGCGATTTTAATCCTACGATATGACAAATTAAATTACCGCAATCGCTATAAAGCCATAAGTCGGCTGTAATGATTTGGTCATGATCAGTATCTCTGAGTATGACATGACTCCATAGTTTTGAGTCGGGAAGACTGTATAAATTGAATTGATCTAAACCGACAGGTAAATAGGTATTTGTCTGTAACTCTGGTGGCAAAGCAGCGAATAATACTTGGCAACAACCATCAAGTAGTGCAGGAGTGAATTTATATTGATGATCTACATTACTGGTTATTTTAACTCTGCCTAAAGCTGCCCCTGGTTTGCCCCAAAGTTGTTTGATTACCTGAAAATTGGCACCGTAATTAATTCCCCTTTGTTGGCATTTTTGATAGTAGGTGGAGATATCTAGTGGATTGTTGGCAAACTGCTGTTGTAATTGCTGCAAGTTAATAGAATCGCTGTATGGTTCACAGGATAATATTTGTCCCTCGCTATGCAAGCTCCATTCATCCCTATTCTGGCTGTATATTTGCCAAGTTGCACTGTCAGTTTTAGGAGTTAAAATCAACTGTACTGTTACAGGAGTATCGGATAACCAAAGCGGTTTTTGAATGGTTACGTCTGTTAAAGTTAGGGGCGTAGTAAATTTTGTTCCCCCCGCAGCTAATGCCATTTCTAGATAGGCAGCACCAGGGAAAACTGGATTGTTATTTAAACAATGATCTTGTAAAAAATCAGGATTTTTGGCGCTTATTTGAGACTGGAATAATGTTTGTTTTAAAGGAGATGAAATTTTTTGCCCCAGTAAGGGATGAGTAGATTTAATTTGAGGTCTAATGGAATTGGGTTTAGGGAGATCGAACCAGTATCGTTTTCTCTGAAAAGGATAAGTAGGTAGAGAAACTCGGTGAGCATTTTCAGCGTTAACTCCTTGCCAGTTGATATCTACTCCCCGTAAATATAGTTGAGCCAGACTAGAAAGTATCTGGTGTTGTTCTTCTTGCTTGGGATTGAGACTAGAAACAAAAAGCGATCGCTCGTCTGCAACGAGACTTTTGGCGATCGCTGTTAAGGTAGGTTTCGCCCCAATTTCCAGCCAGATATTAACTCGTTGTGCTGCCAAACTCTCAATACTCTGAGCAAATTGTACTGGTTGCAGAATATGGTCTACCCAGTAATCGGCACAGGCAATATTTTCTCTGGCTATTTCTCCTGTGACATTGGAAACTAGAGAGAATTGAGGTACCGAATAATCAATCGATTTAGCTACTTGCCGAAACTCCTCAATAATTGGCTGCATTAAGGAAGAATGGAAAGCGTGAGAGACTTGGAGATATTTGGTTTCAATGTCTGCGGTTTCTAATAGCGTAGCAATATTATCTATCTCTGTTTTTAAGCCAGAAACGACTAAATGAGTACCATTATTAGCAGCTAGAGCTAGTTGATTATTGTTTAAGGTATTTAAATTAATTACTGATTCTAATTGATTTTGATCAACAAATACTGCCAGCATTGCCCCATTTTCAGGCAAACTTTGAATTAATCTACCCCTAGCGGCGACTAACTTCAAACCGTCTTCTAAATTGAAAACCCCTGCCAAACAAGCAGCAACATATTCCCCAATACTATGCCCCATGACAACATCAGGTTTAATTCCCCAAGATAGCCAGAGTTGAGCTAATGCATATTCAATAGAGAATAATACAGGTTGGGCGTAGATAGTTTGGTTGAGAGAAGATGAACTTTCCTGATCAAGAATTTCTAATAGAGATTGCTCTAAATACTTTTCTAAAATTTCAGCACAGCGATCTATTGCTTGTTTAAATACAGGTTGGGTTTGATAGAGTTGCCTTCCCATACCTTGGTATTGCGAACCCTGCCCAGTAAATAGCCAAGCTATCTTATTTTGCTCAGTTTGATTTATTTGTCTGAAGTTATGGTCTGAAATTTGAGCATCTAACTGTTGTTGTAACTGCTGCCTATCTATACAAACAATTGCCAGTCGATGTTCAAAGTGAACACGCCCTGTATTGGCAGTGAAACAAATATCGTTTAGCTGAATTTCGGTATGTTTAGTTAAATACTCTTGATACCTTGTAATTAAAACTTTTAGGGCAGCCTCAGTTTTAGCAGATAAGGTTAACAATTGCGCTGAAAAAGAAGATTTTAACTCCTGTTGTCTAACTTCTGCCTGCTGCCTTCTACCTTCTAGAATCACATGAGCATTGGTACCACCAATACCTAAGGAGTTTACTCCTGCCCGAAGAGGTAATTTATCTGATTGCCAAGATTGAAGTTTAGTATTGACGTAAAAAGGAGTTTGCTGGAAGTTAATCTGAGGATTAGCTTGTCGATAATGCAAACTGGCAGGTATTTTTTGATGATAAACCGATAGGGCAGTTTTAATTAGACCTACAATACCCGATGCTATTTGTAAATGTCCCACATTAGTTTTAACTGAACCGAGCGCGCAATTGTCCTGTTTATCTGTCAGGTTGAACGCTTGGGTTAAAGCTGCAATTTCAATCGGGTCGCCCAGTTTAGTTCCCGTACCATGAGCTTCTACGTAACTAATCGTTTCTGGATTTACATCAGCTACTGCTAGAGCTTCAGCGATCGCCCTGGCTTGACCATCTACATTGGGAGCCAGGTAGCCCACTTTGCTGCCACCATCGTTATTAACTGCTGAACCTTTAATGACCGCATATATGCGATCGCCATCGTCTACTGCCCGTTCTAAATCTTTGAGTACTACTATCCCTGCTCCACTACCAAAAATTGTTCCTGTAGCATCTGCATCAAAAGCCCGACAATGACCATCCGCAGCTAAAATCATTCCTTCCTGATACAAATAACCCATCTTTTGCGGTGTATGAACCGAGACTCCGCCCGCCAAAGCCAAATCGCATTCGCCATTGAGTATGCTTTGACAAGCTAAATGCACTGCTACTAGGGAGGTGGAACAAGCTGTTTGTACATTTACGCTAGATCCAGTGAGGTTTAATTTATAGGAAACCCTAGTAGTCAAATAGTCTTTATCGTTAGCTACCGTAGCTTGAAAGCCTCCCATTGAGCTGAGGTTGACTACCTGTAAGGAGTCTTGCTCATCTAGTAAATAACGATTGGGATAAACATGATTGAGAAGATAAGTATTAATTGCTGCACCACCATAGAGGGAGATTTGCCCCTGGTAATTTAAAGGGTTATACCCCGCATCTTCTAAACTTTCCCAAGCACATTCTAAAAATAAACGTTGTTGCGGATCGAGTAATCGAGCTTCTTTAGGACTATAACCCCAAAATTCGGCATCAAAATCTTTTATTCGGTCTAAAATCGGGCTGGCATTAACGTAGTTGGGATGATCAATTAAGCTTGGTTCAACTCCCGCAGCAGATAATTCTTGTTTATTAAAGAAAGAAATTGACTCAACGCCATTACTAAGATTTGACCAAAACTGCTCTAAATTTTCTGCACCAGGAAAGCGACAAGACATTCCCACTATTGCCACTGCGCGATCGCCAATTTGCTTTCGTCGTAACTCTCCTCGCTCTCTACCCTGTTGTACTGCCAAGGATTGTTGATTGCTATTAAGATAAGTAGCCAGTGCTTTAATCGTCGGATATTGAAATAAATCTGTAACTGATACCTGAGTTGCTAACTTGGTAGCAATTTCGTTCAGTATCTGCATTAAGAGCAGGGAATTGCCACCCAGTTCAAATAAATTATCTTCAATACTTACTATTTCTATATTCAGTGTCTGCTGCCAAATTTGAACTAGTTTTTGTTCAATCTCGTCACGGGGTAAATCCTGATTATCTAATTTGCGATCTTTAAATAATTGAGAAATGCGATCGCAGATAATGTCGAACTCCCCTGTCTGAAATCTCTGACTTAATTGCTGTCTTTGAATTTTACCGATCGCTGTTTTGGGAATTGTTGCTTGGCTGACAGGTAAAATGTATTTTGGATTAACTCCAAGTTGAGTAAATACAGTCTTACGTATCTTACTAATTAGCTGAAGTAATTTGACTGAAT
This genomic window contains:
- a CDS encoding type I polyketide synthase, encoding MEKIQQQSLAGMAISCGDTLPDAVFKTTLPKLLQQAASQTKSIIYHLQDNTNVQQSYAQLLVTAAKVLTGLRQHGLEPQERVVLQLSNQKYFLTCLWACWLGGFVPVPLDTASVYNQNSTNSKLLQVCNLCQPKLIVTEQDLRQAISNYELSTPVVALESFANLSPDHHYHSNQLDDLALLLFTSGSTGTPKGVMLSTRNLLASIYGMARVNGLSQNDVTLNWMPLEHVASLVMFHLTEVYLGCQQIQVSNQLVLQDPLKWLDLISQYRVTATWSPNFGYGLVNEQLEKGNQYNWDLSAVRWMGNGAEAVVGKTTKGFLELLAPYGLSANAVSPGYGMSETCSGIAHSHNFGKGSNQDFVEVGAPIPGVNLRIVDETNQVILEGETGLLQVQGLTIFSGYYGKPELNQEIFTDDGWFNTGDLGFLKDGHLTITGRQKDVIIINGVNYYNHEIEAAVETIPGVTVSYTAACSVKDSRNQEQIAVFIHTVEADSVKLLQLISKIRKTVFTQLGVNPKYILPVSQATIPKTAIGKIQRQQLSQRFQTGEFDIICDRISQLFKDRKLDNQDLPRDEIEQKLVQIWQQTLNIEIVSIEDNLFELGGNSLLLMQILNEIATKLATQVSVTDLFQYPTIKALATYLNSNQQSLAVQQGRERGELRRKQIGDRAVAIVGMSCRFPGAENLEQFWSNLSNGVESISFFNKQELSAAGVEPSLIDHPNYVNASPILDRIKDFDAEFWGYSPKEARLLDPQQRLFLECAWESLEDAGYNPLNYQGQISLYGGAAINTYLLNHVYPNRYLLDEQDSLQVVNLSSMGGFQATVANDKDYLTTRVSYKLNLTGSSVNVQTACSTSLVAVHLACQSILNGECDLALAGGVSVHTPQKMGYLYQEGMILAADGHCRAFDADATGTIFGSGAGIVVLKDLERAVDDGDRIYAVIKGSAVNNDGGSKVGYLAPNVDGQARAIAEALAVADVNPETISYVEAHGTGTKLGDPIEIAALTQAFNLTDKQDNCALGSVKTNVGHLQIASGIVGLIKTALSVYHQKIPASLHYRQANPQINFQQTPFYVNTKLQSWQSDKLPLRAGVNSLGIGGTNAHVILEGRRQQAEVRQQELKSSFSAQLLTLSAKTEAALKVLITRYQEYLTKHTEIQLNDICFTANTGRVHFEHRLAIVCIDRQQLQQQLDAQISDHNFRQINQTEQNKIAWLFTGQGSQYQGMGRQLYQTQPVFKQAIDRCAEILEKYLEQSLLEILDQESSSSLNQTIYAQPVLFSIEYALAQLWLSWGIKPDVVMGHSIGEYVAACLAGVFNLEDGLKLVAARGRLIQSLPENGAMLAVFVDQNQLESVINLNTLNNNQLALAANNGTHLVVSGLKTEIDNIATLLETADIETKYLQVSHAFHSSLMQPIIEEFRQVAKSIDYSVPQFSLVSNVTGEIARENIACADYWVDHILQPVQFAQSIESLAAQRVNIWLEIGAKPTLTAIAKSLVADERSLFVSSLNPKQEEQHQILSSLAQLYLRGVDINWQGVNAENAHRVSLPTYPFQRKRYWFDLPKPNSIRPQIKSTHPLLGQKISSPLKQTLFQSQISAKNPDFLQDHCLNNNPVFPGAAYLEMALAAGGTKFTTPLTLTDVTIQKPLWLSDTPVTVQLILTPKTDSATWQIYSQNRDEWSLHSEGQILSCEPYSDSINLQQLQQQFANNPLDISTYYQKCQQRGINYGANFQVIKQLWGKPGAALGRVKITSNVDHQYKFTPALLDGCCQVLFAALPPELQTNTYLPVGLDQFNLYSLPDSKLWSHVILRDTDHDQIITADLWLYSDCGNLICHIVGLKSQQANLQLNWHNWLYKPEWQIFTDERLFAHEQQFADQKFNNQGHWLILGDDNNLSRNIVDLLQSQKQQCSLITSFSSIKETISQIDQQLTGIIYLWSSDQKKIKNLSDLDTATETCRYSLNLIQTLIKQNQNPQLWFVTRNAQPVIENFQPTASELAQSCLWGMVKAIALEHPEFNPVLIDLESETTKNEAELIFQELCSVDKENQIAWRNNQRYVPRLKRFSLDNQSTSQQLQITNPGNLDSLQWHTISRPQPQDNEIAIEVEASGLNFRDVMVALGLYPGESQFLGLECAGKVIAVGQNVSNFQIGDRVMAISPHSFSNYLTVSSLLAIHQPDNLTSKAAATIPVTFLTAYYTLIHLAQLQPGEKVLIHAAAGGVGMAAIAIAHQLGAEVYATASPPKWDLLKSLGVKHIMNSRTLDFATQIGNSKIDVVLNSLSGKFILQSLRLLKDNGRFIEIGKQGIWQDTQVKEFNPTLSYFVVDLWQVTQTQPALIRQMLSQLLAQFKSGKLQPLPHKTFKSEQVVDAFRYMQQAKHQGKIIVTQDRKNDFSSAYRDTYLITGGLGALGLQVAHWLVTKGIKHLVLMGRNEVKPHLRSQLEQLQQLCKVQIIYGDVADEQQLNQALTQIESTLPPLRGVIHAAGVLDDGVLLQQNWQRFKQVLQPKVQGAWNLHKLTQKYDLDCFVLFSSASSLIGAAGQANYCAANNFLDNLAHARQAQGLPAIAINWGGWQNIGMAANNQVNQGWQQQGIGTIPLEEGLKIFEQLLSNSIAQIGVIPINWMQWSKQNQAKPFYTDLVSPTANSNFNLSPSEKIITWQQLIANSEPHNRQSLLIQLIKQELAQILGIREIDTTQGFSELGLDSLSSVELRNKLQTSLDIKLSATALFDYPNIQAIANHVAHILSISNDEIAFPSKTEKEFTQIEQLSEAKAEALLLEELKQLNRN